From Pelosinus fermentans DSM 17108, the proteins below share one genomic window:
- a CDS encoding YkvA family protein → MNFDFEKYSTKYTDKKLFEKLKRFSLKAGKKLVYVVLLLYYTLQKDNVPKKVKAVIIGALGYFISPFDFITDFLPFLGYTDDFGALMMALAVVAIYIDKETKIRAKSRLESWFGEVDESELEEVNAKL, encoded by the coding sequence ATGAACTTTGATTTTGAGAAATACTCGACAAAATATACAGATAAAAAGCTGTTTGAGAAATTAAAAAGATTTTCCCTTAAAGCGGGTAAAAAGTTAGTATATGTTGTGTTACTTTTATATTACACGCTGCAAAAAGACAATGTTCCCAAAAAAGTGAAGGCGGTTATTATTGGCGCACTGGGATATTTTATTTCCCCTTTTGATTTCATTACAGATTTTTTGCCTTTTCTGGGATATACAGATGATTTTGGTGCGTTGATGATGGCGTTAGCGGTAGTTGCTATCTATATTGATAAAGAGACAAAAATCCGAGCAAAGTCCCGTTTGGAGTCTTGGTTTGGCGAAGTGGATGAAAGTGAGCTGGAAGAGGTTAATGCTAAGCTATGA
- a CDS encoding DUF445 domain-containing protein — protein sequence MSANKYKATCILGIVSCGFLASYPFSHTFFGGLLARGFGAAMIGGLADWFAVSALFRRPLGIPFRTAIIPRNREKIFQALIDMVEHEILIKENIKKNLDDYDLTATLLYFANENSGKQDVKKMLYRFWQDFALQVNPEDLEVLIQDFVEDNMDNIKVLPYGIPIAQWFMDHEYDDKILDLIIEQCILAAENEKFVHLLANVFAAVTKKYEHGMNRRKLFNLLMDLSPKQLAKAAQHGLVSILLEMKSPQHPFRLDGKAKFKQFVARLQTDADFGQQVELWLQQNIIYKFKLGEKISRSMVAVFHKVIRDNRLAVRGMESLMAQLDIVLEDFANNQEDRVKMDLYLKTVLGEWLDRNHDQIGRIVKESLNEFTNERLVNFIDSKMGNDLQMIRINGSFVGGLVGMILYILTYWL from the coding sequence ATGAGTGCTAATAAATATAAGGCCACTTGTATATTGGGGATTGTTTCTTGTGGATTCTTAGCAAGCTATCCTTTTTCCCATACGTTCTTTGGCGGTCTTTTAGCCAGAGGGTTTGGTGCTGCAATGATAGGCGGCTTAGCGGATTGGTTCGCTGTGTCCGCCTTATTCCGCCGCCCCTTAGGCATACCTTTTCGGACGGCGATTATCCCCCGAAATCGGGAAAAGATATTTCAAGCTTTGATTGATATGGTGGAGCATGAGATATTAATAAAAGAGAATATAAAGAAAAACTTGGATGACTATGATTTAACGGCTACATTACTGTATTTTGCCAATGAGAATAGTGGTAAGCAAGATGTGAAAAAAATGCTATATCGCTTTTGGCAGGACTTTGCTCTTCAAGTGAACCCGGAAGATTTAGAGGTATTAATTCAAGATTTTGTGGAAGATAATATGGACAATATTAAGGTTCTTCCCTATGGGATTCCCATTGCCCAATGGTTTATGGATCACGAATATGATGACAAAATATTAGATCTTATCATTGAGCAGTGTATCCTTGCCGCCGAAAATGAAAAGTTTGTCCATTTGCTGGCAAATGTTTTTGCTGCTGTCACCAAGAAATATGAACATGGTATGAATCGGAGGAAATTATTTAATTTGCTGATGGATTTATCTCCTAAGCAATTGGCGAAGGCAGCTCAGCATGGACTGGTCAGTATATTATTAGAAATGAAATCTCCCCAGCATCCTTTCAGGCTAGACGGAAAGGCAAAATTCAAACAGTTTGTAGCCAGGTTGCAAACTGATGCCGATTTTGGGCAACAGGTGGAGTTGTGGCTCCAGCAAAATATAATATACAAATTTAAATTAGGCGAAAAAATATCCCGGTCCATGGTAGCTGTATTTCATAAAGTGATTCGTGATAATAGACTGGCAGTGCGAGGGATGGAGTCTCTTATGGCGCAGCTGGACATCGTTCTGGAAGATTTCGCGAACAATCAGGAAGATCGGGTGAAGATGGATTTGTACCTTAAGACTGTTTTAGGGGAATGGCTGGATCGCAACCATGACCAAATTGGCAGAATTGTAAAGGAGAGCCTTAATGAATTTACCAATGAGCGATTGGTAAATTTCATTGATAGCAAGATGGGCAATGATTTGCAGATGATTCGTATTAATGGCTCATTTGTTGGCGGTTTGGTAGGAATGATTCTATACATATTGACCTATTGGTTATAA
- a CDS encoding DUF445 domain-containing protein: MNNKSMANQILLLVFLLFLLSVGLKHYYQDRFAAEMFFAVMEAALVGGIADWFAITALFKKPLGFPWHTALIPRHRQKVIRSIRNMIDQDLLTVQSIKKRVESSCFVTLLIGFVDHERGREFIRNSLERLGKDMISKLDIRDFVNHMEGFIKKEIKNIDLISQMNNVVRWLLENDRARVLTMYIVDELINQLDKNEAKSNIYQYLEEMTQTKNRSPLERAFIWLGEQTNSVSLSDATDAFYAEILAILQEIKNSDHVIHNKIHENLTAIAEAPEKNYMWLEEVESWKMTLATEVELGDAVIHVSEDFLKTANPQLSPQLIDWIYTQMDRYWMFFKGNIELQEWLEVRIKQVIYELIEKEHYIIGEIVQRVLGEFNDEKLNRFVEEKAGDDLQWIRINGSIVGGIVGLMMFLFLRYVYDPYVVPTIQSWF, encoded by the coding sequence ATGAATAATAAAAGCATGGCAAATCAAATTTTACTATTGGTATTTTTACTTTTTTTATTGTCTGTCGGGCTTAAACATTACTATCAAGATCGATTTGCTGCAGAGATGTTCTTTGCTGTAATGGAGGCGGCGTTGGTAGGTGGGATTGCCGATTGGTTTGCGATTACTGCACTTTTTAAAAAACCTTTAGGTTTTCCTTGGCATACAGCATTGATCCCCAGGCATCGTCAAAAGGTAATCAGGTCCATTCGGAATATGATTGACCAAGATTTGCTTACGGTACAATCCATTAAAAAAAGAGTAGAGAGCAGCTGCTTTGTTACTTTGCTGATTGGTTTTGTAGATCATGAGAGAGGAAGAGAGTTTATAAGAAATTCTCTGGAGCGATTGGGTAAGGATATGATCAGTAAGCTTGATATTCGAGATTTCGTTAATCATATGGAAGGTTTTATTAAGAAAGAAATCAAAAACATTGATCTTATCTCGCAAATGAACAATGTAGTCAGATGGTTATTAGAAAATGACCGTGCTCGAGTTTTAACAATGTATATTGTAGATGAACTTATCAATCAATTAGATAAGAATGAGGCAAAAAGCAATATTTATCAATATTTAGAAGAAATGACGCAAACAAAGAATCGGTCACCCTTAGAAAGAGCCTTCATTTGGTTAGGCGAGCAGACGAATAGTGTAAGTCTTTCCGATGCAACGGATGCTTTTTATGCAGAGATTCTGGCGATTTTGCAAGAGATTAAGAACTCTGATCATGTTATACATAATAAAATTCATGAAAATTTAACAGCGATAGCCGAAGCACCTGAAAAGAATTATATGTGGTTAGAAGAAGTGGAGAGCTGGAAAATGACGCTGGCGACAGAGGTAGAATTAGGTGATGCAGTGATTCATGTATCGGAGGATTTTCTAAAGACAGCGAATCCGCAGCTCAGTCCTCAACTCATCGATTGGATCTATACTCAAATGGATCGGTACTGGATGTTTTTTAAGGGAAATATTGAGCTGCAAGAATGGCTGGAAGTTCGTATTAAGCAGGTGATTTATGAGCTTATCGAAAAAGAGCATTATATCATCGGTGAAATTGTTCAAAGGGTTTTAGGGGAATTTAACGATGAGAAGCTGAATCGTTTCGTGGAAGAGAAAGCAGGGGATGATTTACAATGGATTCGCATCAATGGATCTATCGTAGGCGGTATAGTCGGTTTAATGATGTTTTTGTTCTTACGTTATGTTTATGATCCCTATGTCGTTCCCACTATCCAAAGCTGGTTTTAA
- a CDS encoding NAD(P)-binding domain-containing protein, with amino-acid sequence MKIGLVGIGRMGRVLAGLLAGQVDLVIFDRNIEKVEKAAEELSVSTADSLEEMAELGIVILALPDPEVVNCIKIFNSINKNVIVINIATNASQDMLNSIADSHVKCICAKFVGHAGEIALGHSPVIIVNQFPVELVAQTVEIFQLVGQVIIGKADLVYTINTVAAQKAIEAGVAIEEVLKQNGVSDPGIIKSAIGQVAAGVMKSYADGTLGPFAREIVQSVKHKKETKSL; translated from the coding sequence GTGAAGATTGGTTTAGTAGGGATTGGACGTATGGGAAGAGTGTTGGCAGGATTATTAGCAGGTCAGGTAGATTTAGTCATATTTGATCGAAATATAGAGAAGGTGGAAAAAGCAGCAGAAGAACTTAGTGTTTCTACTGCTGATTCATTAGAAGAGATGGCAGAATTGGGAATCGTAATTTTGGCTCTCCCTGATCCCGAAGTAGTGAATTGTATTAAAATATTTAATAGCATAAATAAAAATGTAATTGTGATTAATATTGCAACGAATGCGAGCCAAGACATGCTAAACAGTATAGCAGATTCCCATGTGAAGTGTATTTGTGCTAAATTTGTTGGGCATGCAGGTGAGATTGCATTAGGACATTCTCCGGTCATTATTGTCAATCAGTTTCCTGTAGAATTAGTTGCGCAGACTGTGGAAATTTTTCAATTAGTTGGACAGGTAATCATCGGCAAGGCGGATTTAGTATATACCATTAATACGGTAGCTGCTCAGAAAGCGATTGAAGCGGGCGTGGCTATTGAGGAGGTCTTAAAGCAAAACGGGGTTTCAGATCCAGGGATTATTAAAAGCGCTATCGGGCAAGTTGCCGCTGGAGTGATGAAATCCTATGCTGATGGCACCTTGGGACCTTTTGCCAGGGAAATCGTCCAATCTGTCAAACATAAGAAAGAGACAAAAAGCTTGTAA
- the pdxS gene encoding pyridoxal 5'-phosphate synthase lyase subunit PdxS — protein sequence MQQGTFRVKAGLAEMLKGGVIMDVTTPEQAKIAEEAGACAVMALERVPADIRAAGGVARMADPTIILNIMEAVTIPVMAKGRIGHFVEAQIIESLGVDYIDESEVLTPADDKYHIDKHQFKVPFVCGAKNLGEALRRIGEGAAMIRTKGEPGTGNVVEAVKHIRMVMSEIRQLQNLPNEEVSAFAKNIAAPLELVMEVKKLGRLPVVNFAAGGIATPADAALMMHLGCDGIFVGSGVFKSGDPVKRAKAIVAATTYYNDPKILAEISRDLGEAMVGIEISTIADHERMQDRGW from the coding sequence ATGCAGCAAGGAACTTTTCGCGTAAAGGCCGGCTTGGCAGAGATGCTTAAGGGTGGCGTGATTATGGATGTAACTACGCCTGAACAGGCAAAAATTGCTGAGGAAGCAGGAGCTTGTGCTGTAATGGCATTAGAACGTGTTCCAGCAGATATTCGCGCGGCAGGCGGGGTCGCTCGGATGGCTGATCCCACGATTATCTTGAATATCATGGAGGCTGTGACCATTCCAGTTATGGCTAAAGGAAGAATTGGTCATTTTGTAGAAGCGCAGATCATAGAGTCACTAGGGGTTGATTATATTGATGAAAGTGAAGTACTAACCCCTGCCGATGATAAATATCATATTGATAAACATCAGTTTAAAGTTCCCTTTGTATGTGGTGCTAAGAATCTTGGTGAAGCACTGCGTCGTATTGGTGAAGGGGCAGCGATGATTCGTACCAAGGGAGAGCCAGGAACGGGCAATGTAGTTGAGGCGGTAAAGCATATTCGTATGGTTATGAGTGAAATTCGTCAGCTGCAGAACTTACCGAATGAAGAAGTATCTGCCTTTGCCAAAAATATTGCAGCTCCTTTAGAGCTTGTTATGGAAGTGAAAAAACTAGGACGTCTGCCAGTTGTTAATTTTGCTGCAGGAGGTATTGCGACACCGGCTGATGCGGCTTTGATGATGCACTTAGGCTGCGACGGCATTTTTGTTGGTTCGGGTGTCTTTAAGTCAGGTGATCCTGTAAAAAGGGCAAAGGCAATTGTAGCAGCTACTACCTATTATAATGATCCCAAGATTTTGGCTGAAATTTCTCGCGATCTTGGCGAGGCTATGGTGGGGATTGAGATTTCTACTATAGCAGATCATGAGCGCATGCAGGATCGTGGCTGGTAA
- the pdxT gene encoding pyridoxal 5'-phosphate synthase glutaminase subunit PdxT has product MKIGVLALQGAFREHCRMLEGCGVTAAEIRKPEELDEVKGLIIPGGESTTIGKLMIEWGLMDKIKVRVEQKMAVYGTCAGMILLAKEIKDSSQPRLGIMDIVVRRNAFGRQRESFEADMTVPEFGPESLKAVFIRAPYIEEAGQDVKVMAKVHNKIVIARQNNILVTAFHPELTKDDRIHQYFISMVKNA; this is encoded by the coding sequence ATGAAGATCGGAGTATTAGCATTGCAAGGCGCTTTCCGGGAACATTGCCGGATGCTGGAAGGCTGTGGGGTAACAGCAGCAGAGATTCGAAAGCCAGAGGAATTAGACGAGGTTAAGGGTTTAATCATTCCTGGGGGAGAAAGTACCACGATTGGCAAGTTAATGATAGAGTGGGGACTGATGGATAAGATTAAAGTAAGAGTGGAGCAGAAAATGGCGGTATATGGAACTTGCGCAGGAATGATTCTGCTGGCGAAGGAAATTAAAGACAGCAGCCAGCCTCGTTTAGGGATCATGGATATTGTAGTTCGACGTAATGCTTTTGGCCGTCAGCGTGAAAGTTTTGAAGCGGATATGACAGTGCCTGAATTTGGTCCAGAATCATTAAAAGCTGTCTTTATTCGCGCACCTTACATTGAAGAGGCAGGTCAGGATGTAAAAGTAATGGCAAAGGTACATAATAAAATTGTTATTGCCAGACAAAATAATATTCTTGTTACGGCATTTCATCCTGAATTAACCAAAGATGATCGAATTCACCAGTATTTTATTTCAATGGTCAAGAATGCGTAA
- a CDS encoding HMA2 domain-containing protein, with protein MEICNSKPSLGLVISLAGSLLTLPLNKKYHIAFGILLTVWSGIHSWQHRKSLGKNISKEVNTVRGLFAGCANFFNQKTAVSFLSQNVEVLHYVPGRVRLYSNQLINNPGNVQQVESYLNSVSEIQTFSINPGTGSVLIQYSPDDVAGNPLLTEVEKLVARQYRRR; from the coding sequence ATGGAAATATGCAATTCAAAACCCAGTTTAGGATTAGTTATTTCTTTAGCAGGGAGCTTGTTGACACTGCCTTTAAATAAAAAATATCATATTGCTTTTGGCATTCTGCTCACGGTGTGGTCGGGGATACATTCTTGGCAGCATCGCAAAAGCTTAGGGAAGAATATATCCAAGGAGGTGAACACTGTGAGAGGGTTATTTGCTGGTTGTGCTAATTTTTTTAACCAGAAAACGGCTGTCTCCTTTTTATCTCAGAATGTTGAAGTACTGCATTATGTGCCAGGCAGGGTACGGCTTTATTCAAATCAGCTAATCAACAATCCTGGCAACGTGCAGCAGGTTGAAAGCTATTTGAACTCTGTTTCTGAAATTCAGACATTTTCCATCAATCCAGGAACAGGTTCTGTTCTGATTCAGTATTCGCCGGATGATGTGGCAGGTAATCCATTGTTGACAGAAGTGGAGAAATTGGTGGCTAGGCAGTACAGGAGGAGATGA
- a CDS encoding HMA2 domain-containing protein yields MSYLTGLALGISAGKQVGKLYRSKGFQLVHKSRGRRRYYHEGLVNNAGFAEKLEQQLAGASALQRFTINQVTGTLLLEYTCQDEQMDRIIGYLEDLAHRPSPTSAYGKIGSDIRRGFGSVNKKIKENTGLTFDLRTLVSLWLMAWGANKMWTLGQRPSGPQMLWWSYSLLKGRDS; encoded by the coding sequence ATGAGTTATTTAACCGGATTGGCTTTAGGAATTTCTGCAGGGAAGCAAGTCGGAAAATTATATCGCAGCAAAGGGTTTCAATTGGTGCATAAAAGTCGCGGACGGCGTCGCTATTATCATGAAGGATTGGTTAATAATGCCGGATTCGCTGAAAAACTGGAGCAACAGCTAGCAGGTGCTTCTGCTTTGCAGCGTTTTACCATCAATCAGGTAACGGGGACTCTATTACTGGAATATACTTGCCAAGATGAGCAAATGGATAGGATCATCGGATATTTAGAAGATCTTGCACATCGCCCTAGCCCTACTAGCGCCTATGGAAAGATTGGCAGTGACATTCGCCGCGGTTTTGGCAGCGTGAATAAAAAAATCAAGGAAAATACGGGTTTAACCTTTGATTTGCGTACGCTGGTATCTTTATGGCTAATGGCTTGGGGTGCCAATAAAATGTGGACGTTGGGACAGCGTCCTTCTGGACCGCAAATGCTGTGGTGGTCCTATTCCTTGCTGAAAGGACGAGACTCATGA
- a CDS encoding heavy metal translocating P-type ATPase, protein MTYQYSVFPVPAGMSVQQKTMLEIQVRKLAGVVSAYVDDKGGMTVRSCGVPSKKIIGRLIQDTTFHSKTMVNAVALRKKEKHSEVNEYRRDAITAGLGLVGLQLLRMYSPMAFNGIYLVRSAFTLFVARNFISNGIKGLIKDRQPNADTLTATAVLASVISGKPESSLTLLMLANAAEMLTTYTAEKARNHISDMLRLDQPHAWKIEEDGYERRVSVESLKPGDHIGVHLGEKICVDGRVKDGVAAVDQSSITGEYIPVEKSKGDYVYAGTVVKNGFLEIIVEKVGDATALARIVHMVEEAQSRRAPVQNFADQMATKLVPISFIAAGLVYGLTKDWQRVLNILFIDYSCGLKLSTATAISAAIGHAAKRGVLIKGGNYVESLGSIDTVVLDKTGTITVGTPKVMLVEPAPGIQDKELVLLAAAAEYHSAHPLASAILDYVEEQGWEVPPHLTTETIVAKGIQANVPDYEKIVGGEILVGSIPFMRENHVECQSAVERGETYSDCGYNVVYVARDGILLGMLVINDPIRPNMKRTINRLRRIGIDEIVMLTGDSKNVAQHVAATLDIDSYHAEVLPADKALLVSKLQRGSQVMMIGDGINDAPALAFADVGVAMGGRRTDIAVESAAMTINSDEPLIIPEMIDLGRNTMKIVQQNFTTTIAVNTAAMLLGAIGRTSPMVSALIHNAATIGVVLNSARILLMEKKK, encoded by the coding sequence ATGACGTATCAGTATAGTGTATTTCCTGTTCCAGCTGGGATGAGTGTACAGCAAAAAACCATGCTGGAAATACAAGTTCGGAAGCTGGCAGGAGTCGTTAGCGCTTATGTTGATGACAAGGGCGGTATGACAGTACGTTCTTGTGGCGTTCCTTCCAAAAAGATCATCGGACGATTGATTCAGGACACAACGTTTCATTCAAAAACGATGGTGAACGCTGTAGCCTTAAGAAAAAAAGAAAAGCACTCTGAGGTAAATGAATACAGGCGTGATGCGATTACTGCAGGTCTGGGTTTAGTAGGACTTCAGTTACTTCGTATGTATTCCCCCATGGCTTTTAATGGCATATATCTTGTTAGGAGTGCATTTACCTTATTTGTTGCTCGCAATTTTATCAGCAACGGTATTAAAGGACTAATAAAAGATCGGCAGCCAAATGCGGATACACTTACTGCTACGGCGGTTCTGGCATCGGTTATATCTGGCAAACCCGAGTCAAGTTTAACCTTATTGATGTTGGCCAATGCAGCAGAAATGCTGACAACATATACGGCAGAGAAAGCTCGCAATCATATTTCAGATATGCTGCGCCTGGATCAGCCTCATGCTTGGAAAATCGAAGAGGATGGATATGAAAGAAGGGTATCTGTTGAGAGTCTAAAACCCGGGGATCACATTGGCGTACACTTGGGTGAAAAGATTTGCGTTGATGGCAGGGTAAAAGATGGTGTAGCAGCGGTTGATCAATCATCCATTACCGGTGAATATATTCCCGTAGAAAAATCCAAAGGGGATTATGTATATGCGGGTACAGTGGTTAAGAATGGCTTTTTAGAAATTATCGTAGAAAAAGTGGGCGACGCTACGGCTCTTGCTCGTATTGTTCATATGGTGGAAGAAGCACAGTCCAGGCGTGCGCCCGTGCAGAATTTTGCCGATCAAATGGCAACTAAGCTGGTTCCCATTTCCTTTATTGCCGCTGGCTTAGTATATGGATTGACTAAGGATTGGCAGCGGGTACTGAATATATTGTTTATTGATTATTCCTGCGGCTTAAAATTATCTACTGCCACTGCAATTTCAGCGGCGATTGGACATGCTGCTAAACGAGGCGTACTGATTAAGGGCGGGAATTATGTAGAATCTTTAGGCAGCATTGATACGGTTGTTTTGGATAAAACAGGTACCATTACCGTAGGTACTCCTAAAGTAATGCTGGTAGAGCCAGCTCCAGGGATACAGGATAAGGAGCTAGTGTTATTAGCAGCTGCCGCGGAATATCATTCTGCTCATCCCTTAGCTTCAGCCATATTAGATTATGTAGAAGAGCAGGGCTGGGAGGTTCCGCCGCATCTTACAACGGAGACCATCGTAGCCAAGGGAATTCAGGCTAATGTGCCTGATTATGAGAAAATCGTTGGTGGTGAAATTCTAGTCGGCAGCATTCCTTTTATGCGTGAAAATCATGTAGAATGTCAATCGGCAGTCGAGCGGGGAGAGACCTATTCTGATTGCGGCTATAACGTGGTATATGTAGCTCGTGATGGCATCTTGTTAGGGATGCTGGTTATTAATGATCCCATCAGACCGAATATGAAAAGGACAATCAATCGTTTGCGACGCATTGGTATTGACGAGATTGTAATGCTTACGGGTGACAGTAAGAATGTGGCACAGCATGTAGCCGCAACATTGGATATTGACTCTTATCACGCCGAAGTATTGCCTGCGGACAAAGCTCTATTGGTGTCTAAATTGCAGCGGGGTTCTCAGGTGATGATGATTGGGGACGGCATCAATGATGCTCCGGCCTTAGCCTTTGCCGATGTAGGTGTAGCTATGGGCGGGCGGCGTACAGATATTGCAGTTGAATCTGCAGCCATGACAATTAATTCGGATGAACCTTTGATTATTCCTGAAATGATTGATTTAGGACGAAATACAATGAAAATTGTACAGCAGAATTTTACTACGACCATTGCTGTTAACACAGCAGCAATGCTGCTGGGAGCCATTGGGAGAACCAGTCCCATGGTTTCGGCTCTTATCCATAATGCTGCTACAATTGGTGTGGTTTTAAATAGCGCACGCATTTTATTAATGGAGAAGAAAAAATGA
- a CDS encoding hexokinase family protein, with translation MSKLLTQLHELATQLTISPEQIGAIAAKFQQAMQNGLLGAPSSLKMLPSYLTKPSRKEIGTFLALDFGGTNVRVLLTELLGEGKYLVHARAGKPLKQKEGQYNHISKQSTAEHLFDFIAKQIAPLVKPDQIYPLGHTFSFPTDQRGLNTGTLIHWTKEIETTGVEGKDITTLLRSALDRQNLPNVIPKAIINDTVGTLLASAYEDPFTDIGSICGTGHNTAYIELCAPDTKRPMIINLESGNFDQLPVTAYDALLDQQSEKPGEQQLEKMVSGHYIGELVRIIACSLFDHGLLAGSTSTRKILTTPYILHGAHISLLLEDNSEKKEQIAHFLESKLSIADSTLEDRQTLKKIASLVSIRSARLVAATYIGILHHIDPDCSQNHTIAIDGSLYEKAPNYAETIQMTLDEELGTKKKITSTLTKDGSGIGAAIATAIAIHTKS, from the coding sequence ATGAGCAAGTTGTTAACTCAACTACATGAGCTAGCTACACAACTCACCATTTCCCCTGAACAAATTGGTGCCATCGCCGCTAAATTTCAACAAGCTATGCAAAATGGCCTGCTTGGAGCACCTAGTTCATTAAAAATGTTGCCCTCTTATTTAACCAAACCCTCCCGAAAAGAAATAGGAACATTTCTGGCTTTAGATTTTGGCGGAACCAATGTTAGAGTCCTGTTAACGGAATTGTTAGGAGAGGGGAAGTATCTAGTACATGCCCGGGCAGGAAAGCCCCTTAAACAGAAAGAAGGGCAATACAATCATATATCCAAACAATCTACTGCCGAGCACTTATTTGATTTTATTGCTAAGCAAATTGCCCCTCTTGTAAAACCGGATCAGATATATCCCCTAGGTCATACATTTTCCTTCCCCACAGACCAAAGAGGTCTTAATACAGGCACATTAATTCATTGGACAAAAGAAATTGAAACCACAGGTGTGGAAGGTAAAGACATTACAACCTTGCTGCGATCAGCCTTAGACAGACAGAATCTTCCTAATGTGATACCTAAAGCCATCATCAATGATACTGTCGGCACCTTACTTGCCTCAGCCTATGAAGATCCCTTTACGGATATTGGCTCGATTTGCGGTACTGGCCACAACACCGCTTATATTGAACTTTGTGCACCGGATACCAAAAGGCCAATGATTATCAACTTAGAATCAGGTAATTTTGATCAATTACCCGTTACCGCTTATGACGCCCTATTGGACCAGCAAAGTGAGAAGCCCGGCGAGCAACAATTAGAAAAAATGGTTTCTGGTCACTATATTGGCGAGTTAGTGCGCATCATAGCATGTAGTTTATTCGACCATGGATTACTGGCAGGAAGCACCTCTACAAGAAAAATACTAACCACTCCCTATATATTACATGGTGCTCATATTTCGCTTTTACTGGAAGATAACAGTGAGAAGAAAGAACAGATTGCCCACTTTCTTGAGAGCAAACTAAGTATTGCAGACTCTACACTTGAGGATCGCCAAACCTTAAAAAAAATTGCCTCCCTTGTATCTATCCGCTCCGCCCGCCTGGTGGCAGCTACTTATATCGGAATTCTGCATCATATTGATCCGGATTGTTCTCAAAACCATACCATTGCCATCGACGGCTCACTATACGAAAAAGCTCCTAACTACGCTGAAACAATCCAGATGACCTTGGATGAAGAGCTTGGAACTAAAAAGAAAATTACCAGCACCCTTACAAAAGATGGCTCAGGTATTGGTGCTGCCATCGCTACCGCCATTGCGATACATACAAAAAGTTAG